Proteins from a single region of Chitinibacter bivalviorum:
- a CDS encoding DUF2799 domain-containing protein, which yields MMKAIQYLIIAAASFGLLGCAAMNESECRVGDWYGTGLRDGQWGAQNRIADYAESCQKLGITPNLNEYTRGRNQGLRAYCTPDSGYRAGRAGNSYGNVCPSDLQAGFLSGYERGYARYRLERDIDQYQNQLINYRSDRKKLEDKIAKAATEDERRKLLRDLDRLSRQQMYSQQQLDQLLFQQANWRD from the coding sequence ATGATGAAAGCAATCCAATATTTGATCATCGCGGCGGCCAGTTTTGGCCTGCTCGGATGCGCAGCGATGAATGAGTCCGAATGCCGAGTCGGCGATTGGTATGGTACTGGCTTACGCGATGGTCAATGGGGGGCACAAAACCGCATTGCTGATTATGCCGAGTCGTGTCAAAAGCTGGGCATAACGCCAAATCTAAATGAATATACGCGTGGGCGTAATCAAGGCTTGCGGGCGTATTGCACGCCAGATAGTGGCTATCGTGCGGGGCGAGCTGGTAATAGCTATGGCAATGTTTGCCCATCTGATTTGCAAGCGGGGTTTTTGTCGGGCTATGAGCGCGGCTATGCGCGTTATCGCTTGGAGCGCGATATCGATCAGTATCAAAATCAATTGATTAATTACCGCAGTGATCGTAAAAAGCTGGAAGATAAAATCGCCAAAGCGGCCACTGAGGACGAGCGTCGCAAATTGCTGCGCGATCTGGATCGATTATCGCGCCAGCAAATGTACTCACAGCAACAACTGGATCAATTGCTGTTTCAACAAGCCAATTGGCGCGATTAA
- a CDS encoding class I SAM-dependent methyltransferase, with protein sequence MIGLLVTHTPPELCAQAQSIGLSLWDTPPSDATHYLHWEDEHLALRAVNENAPVFVDFVTGAAAHRRQFGGGRGQPVAKAVGIKSGYLPRILDATAGLGRDGFVLATLGCEVTLIERTPVAYLLLKDGLRRAQQDTSTADIAARMCLHFGDGRSWLAERAQGLGPLAEQQFDVVYLDPMFPEPGKRAKSKKDMAAFQTLIGGDEDADALLAPARQIALKRITVKRPRHAPHLAGVKPDFALEGESTRFDGYLPLKPAA encoded by the coding sequence ATGATCGGTCTGCTTGTTACCCATACCCCCCCAGAGCTTTGCGCCCAAGCCCAATCCATTGGCTTATCACTGTGGGATACCCCGCCTAGCGATGCCACGCATTATTTGCATTGGGAAGACGAGCATTTAGCTTTGCGGGCTGTAAACGAAAATGCGCCGGTGTTTGTGGATTTTGTCACTGGCGCCGCAGCGCATCGGCGGCAATTTGGCGGCGGCCGAGGCCAGCCCGTCGCCAAAGCGGTGGGTATTAAAAGCGGCTATCTACCCCGCATCCTCGATGCCACAGCGGGATTGGGCCGCGATGGATTTGTCTTGGCTACACTAGGGTGCGAAGTCACCTTAATCGAACGTACCCCAGTGGCGTATCTGCTACTCAAGGATGGTCTACGCCGCGCACAGCAAGATACCTCCACTGCCGACATTGCCGCCCGCATGTGTTTGCATTTTGGCGATGGCCGAAGCTGGCTAGCTGAGCGCGCCCAAGGCTTGGGGCCGCTGGCGGAGCAGCAATTTGACGTGGTGTATCTCGACCCGATGTTCCCCGAGCCAGGTAAACGCGCCAAGTCGAAAAAAGACATGGCCGCATTTCAGACTTTGATTGGTGGCGATGAAGACGCCGACGCACTACTTGCCCCCGCACGGCAAATTGCGCTCAAACGCATTACAGTTAAACGCCCGCGTCATGCGCCACATTTGGCAGGCGTTAAGCCCGACTTTGCGCTTGAGGGTGAAAGCACGCGCTTTGATGGCTATTTACCGCTCAAACCCGCAGCTTAA
- a CDS encoding zinc-dependent peptidase, producing the protein MIRFIQEMYRNWWLNRHPISDELWLPLTTMPILQGLSADELKRLKQIAAWFLHTKAISPTKGIEFSDPMRVVLAVQAALPILNLGFDAYDDWKEIIIYPSQFVSKTRQRDHHGLIHEGEQVLAGQARSDGPVLFSWHDVMEAPWQDGWNVVIHELAHKLDMRNGYPNGDPPLHYGMKPSDWKAAFSHAFIDLQHRARTGEYSPIDLYAATNPAECFAVCSEVFFEDPHKLNDTYPAVYEQLKLFYRQDPISRLPRVGYGSYLEETLVH; encoded by the coding sequence ATGATTCGTTTTATTCAAGAGATGTATCGCAACTGGTGGCTCAATCGTCACCCGATCAGCGATGAATTGTGGCTACCGCTCACCACGATGCCTATCCTGCAAGGCTTGAGTGCCGATGAACTCAAACGGCTCAAGCAAATTGCGGCTTGGTTTTTGCATACCAAAGCCATCTCGCCCACCAAAGGCATAGAATTTAGCGACCCAATGCGTGTGGTGCTCGCCGTACAGGCCGCGCTCCCCATTTTGAATCTGGGATTTGACGCCTACGACGATTGGAAAGAAATCATTATTTACCCCAGCCAATTTGTCAGCAAAACGCGCCAGCGCGACCACCATGGGCTGATTCATGAAGGCGAGCAAGTATTAGCTGGGCAAGCTCGCAGTGACGGGCCTGTTTTGTTTTCGTGGCACGATGTCATGGAAGCGCCCTGGCAAGATGGCTGGAATGTGGTCATTCATGAATTGGCGCATAAACTCGATATGCGCAATGGCTACCCCAATGGCGATCCGCCGCTGCATTACGGCATGAAACCCAGCGACTGGAAAGCCGCCTTCAGCCATGCCTTTATCGATCTGCAACATCGCGCTCGGACTGGCGAATACAGCCCGATCGATTTGTATGCCGCCACCAATCCGGCCGAATGTTTTGCCGTATGCAGCGAAGTTTTTTTTGAAGACCCCCACAAGCTCAACGATACCTACCCTGCCGTCTACGAGCAGCTCAAACTCTTTTATCGCCAAGACCCCATTTCACGTCTACCTCGTGTAGGCTACGGCTCTTATTTGGAAGAAACACTCGTACATTAA
- a CDS encoding extracellular solute-binding protein, producing MSIQARILLIAGAIYSVSMIILLFIVGGRADSAGGDLLLTVLSLGVLGLGALIASLFWAMKTSFGQLQFVRDAIRQQAGEHGDLTLRLPVSGGEVGEISQAYNLFVSKFQNVLRDVQREMEGLAISLHELSSVTAQMAKDTRSQSDFAASSAATVEEITVSINHIADSARDMDHVASETQRISGDSADAVQRVSEEVGQVSNAMVSLGKTMDGLGERSVEISGIIGVIKDIADQTNLLALNAAIEAARAGEQGRGFAVVADEVRKLAERTAQATVEIARKIESVGKDTDRAVSNMSTTSERVTQSVTLADDARTHMLDIRERMDHVVSLVRQIADSTTEQSSAAMSMATSAEQINVMTMATDSALQQASKTIVSLDDRAKRLLQIVGSYKLADIEVLHWWQAASEAKAVSEIKALLNQRDHHWVDAQIGGDNPMGSLKQRVMAGHPPTAAAIGGVKIQNWARDGVLADLTDIAHRENWSSILPAVLDKMMQASGKYVAVPLGVARVNMMWINAALFKRTGQNVPKTWDEFFTVAERFKQAGIPMIAIGEQHWQIATIFEALALGQGGADFYVNAFSKLDQSALTGPAMIRALETLRRMKPYCTPDNNSRDWNLATADVVNGRAALQIMGDWSKGEFVQAGKVQGSDYLCIPSPTLNGEYSFAADTLTMFKLSDEKAIKAQNDFVSLLMSQEGQEVFNLYKGNIPARTDVNLSRYDEYAKQSARDFSGAASKGVLVPSWAHNMAVQDDVRMAWFDIVEAFWRNANMTPQDAARRFADAARASH from the coding sequence ATGTCGATTCAAGCTCGTATTCTACTTATCGCGGGTGCGATTTATTCCGTAAGTATGATTATTCTACTTTTCATCGTGGGGGGGCGCGCTGATAGTGCGGGCGGTGATCTATTGCTGACCGTTCTTTCATTGGGCGTGTTGGGTTTGGGGGCGTTGATTGCGAGCTTGTTTTGGGCGATGAAAACTTCATTTGGCCAATTGCAATTTGTCCGTGATGCAATTCGCCAACAGGCGGGCGAACATGGTGATTTAACCTTGCGCTTACCTGTTTCTGGCGGTGAAGTGGGGGAGATTTCTCAGGCCTATAACCTTTTTGTAAGCAAGTTTCAAAACGTACTGCGTGATGTGCAGCGCGAAATGGAAGGCTTGGCGATTAGCCTGCATGAGCTGAGCTCGGTGACGGCTCAAATGGCCAAAGATACGCGCAGCCAATCCGATTTTGCCGCCTCATCCGCCGCAACCGTTGAAGAAATCACCGTCAGTATTAATCATATTGCCGATAGCGCGCGCGATATGGATCATGTCGCGAGCGAAACCCAACGCATTTCTGGCGACAGTGCCGATGCGGTTCAGCGCGTTTCCGAAGAGGTGGGTCAAGTTTCGAATGCCATGGTTTCTTTGGGCAAAACCATGGATGGTTTGGGTGAGCGTTCAGTCGAAATCAGCGGCATTATTGGCGTGATTAAAGACATTGCCGATCAAACCAATCTATTGGCACTCAATGCGGCGATTGAAGCGGCCCGTGCGGGTGAGCAAGGGCGTGGTTTTGCTGTTGTGGCAGATGAAGTGCGCAAACTGGCTGAGCGTACGGCACAGGCAACGGTTGAAATCGCGCGCAAAATCGAATCGGTCGGTAAAGATACGGATCGCGCAGTCAGCAATATGTCGACCACCTCCGAGCGCGTGACGCAGAGTGTGACTTTGGCCGATGATGCACGCACGCATATGCTCGACATTCGCGAACGCATGGATCATGTGGTGAGCTTGGTGCGTCAAATTGCCGACTCCACCACCGAGCAATCTTCGGCTGCGATGTCGATGGCGACCTCCGCCGAGCAAATCAATGTGATGACCATGGCGACGGACTCAGCCTTGCAGCAGGCGAGCAAAACCATTGTGTCACTTGATGATAGAGCCAAACGCCTATTGCAGATCGTCGGTAGCTACAAACTGGCGGATATTGAAGTTCTGCACTGGTGGCAGGCGGCCAGCGAGGCCAAGGCCGTTTCTGAAATCAAAGCCTTGCTCAATCAGCGTGATCACCATTGGGTGGATGCACAAATCGGCGGCGATAATCCGATGGGCTCGCTCAAACAGCGTGTCATGGCGGGTCATCCTCCGACTGCCGCTGCCATTGGCGGGGTCAAAATCCAAAACTGGGCGCGTGATGGCGTTTTGGCCGATTTAACCGATATTGCACACCGTGAAAACTGGTCTAGCATTTTGCCTGCGGTGCTCGACAAAATGATGCAAGCCAGCGGCAAATATGTGGCTGTTCCGCTGGGTGTGGCGCGCGTGAATATGATGTGGATTAACGCTGCGCTATTTAAGCGCACAGGCCAGAATGTACCTAAAACATGGGATGAATTCTTCACCGTTGCAGAGCGATTTAAGCAAGCGGGCATTCCTATGATCGCCATTGGCGAACAACACTGGCAAATTGCTACGATTTTTGAAGCCTTGGCCTTGGGGCAAGGCGGTGCCGATTTTTATGTGAATGCGTTTAGCAAACTCGACCAAAGCGCTTTAACAGGCCCCGCAATGATTCGGGCACTGGAAACGCTACGCCGGATGAAGCCGTATTGCACGCCTGATAATAATAGCCGCGACTGGAATCTGGCGACTGCTGATGTGGTCAATGGCCGCGCTGCATTGCAAATTATGGGCGACTGGTCAAAAGGTGAATTTGTGCAAGCAGGGAAAGTACAGGGCAGCGATTATTTGTGCATCCCATCACCAACCCTGAATGGCGAATACAGTTTTGCTGCCGATACCTTGACCATGTTCAAATTGTCGGATGAGAAAGCGATCAAGGCTCAAAATGATTTTGTGAGTCTGCTCATGAGCCAAGAAGGACAGGAAGTATTTAACTTGTATAAAGGGAATATTCCAGCCCGTACCGACGTGAATCTGAGCCGTTACGATGAGTATGCAAAACAATCTGCACGTGACTTTTCGGGTGCTGCCAGCAAGGGCGTACTGGTGCCTTCTTGGGCGCATAATATGGCGGTTCAAGATGATGTGCGGATGGCGTGGTTTGATATTGTCGAAGCCTTCTGGCGCAATGCCAATATGACGCCACAAGATGCTGCACGTCGTTTTGCTGATGCAGCGCGAGCTAGTCATTAA
- a CDS encoding glycosyltransferase family 4 protein produces MKILIVTDAWEPQVNGVVRTLKQTRAELQKMGHTVDLLTPLEFKTIPCPTYPDIRLSMFPGSKVNQRIREFAPDAIHIATEGPLGLAARKYCLKNKLPYTTAYHSRFPEYVQLRFGIPLSWTYAWLARFHNSAEAVMAPTRVVVEDLQARGIKNVVLWSRGVDLEIFKPGRRDKLASRSPIFVYVGRVAVEKNVQAFLDLDLPGSKWIVGDGPAAAGLKAQFGNHPNVHWLGVLNQAELAEVYSSADVFVFPSKTDTFGLVLLEAMACGCPVAAYPVTGPIDVIGNDGPGSLHEDLHQACMGALQLDRAEVRRFAERYSWAAASRQFASHLHPFTPHAQQELRLAEQGAGGE; encoded by the coding sequence ATGAAGATTTTGATCGTTACAGATGCATGGGAACCACAAGTGAATGGCGTCGTTCGTACTCTCAAACAGACCCGAGCCGAGCTGCAGAAAATGGGCCACACTGTCGATCTACTGACGCCGCTGGAATTCAAAACGATTCCTTGTCCAACTTACCCAGACATTCGCCTCTCGATGTTCCCGGGGAGCAAAGTCAATCAACGCATTCGTGAATTTGCCCCCGATGCCATTCATATCGCCACCGAAGGGCCGCTGGGTTTGGCGGCACGCAAATACTGTTTGAAAAACAAGCTACCCTACACCACTGCTTACCACTCTCGCTTTCCAGAATACGTTCAATTACGTTTTGGCATTCCTTTGTCTTGGACTTATGCCTGGCTCGCACGCTTTCATAACTCCGCCGAAGCCGTAATGGCTCCCACTCGCGTGGTGGTCGAAGACCTACAAGCGCGCGGCATCAAAAATGTTGTGCTCTGGTCACGCGGAGTCGATCTGGAGATCTTTAAGCCAGGCCGTCGCGACAAACTTGCCTCTCGTTCGCCTATTTTCGTGTATGTCGGCCGTGTTGCAGTGGAAAAAAATGTTCAAGCCTTTCTGGATCTGGACTTACCCGGCAGCAAATGGATCGTCGGCGATGGCCCTGCGGCAGCGGGTTTGAAAGCTCAGTTTGGCAATCACCCAAATGTGCACTGGTTAGGGGTACTCAATCAAGCGGAATTGGCCGAGGTGTATAGCAGTGCCGATGTGTTTGTGTTCCCTAGCAAAACGGACACTTTTGGCCTGGTATTGCTCGAAGCAATGGCTTGCGGTTGCCCTGTAGCCGCATACCCCGTGACTGGCCCAATTGATGTTATCGGCAACGATGGTCCGGGTTCACTGCATGAAGATCTGCACCAAGCGTGCATGGGCGCCTTGCAACTGGATCGCGCTGAAGTTCGTCGCTTTGCTGAGCGTTATTCTTGGGCCGCAGCAAGTCGCCAATTTGCTTCGCACTTGCACCCGTTCACGCCACATGCACAGCAAGAATTACGCCTGGCCGAGCAAGGTGCTGGTGGCGAATAA
- a CDS encoding UDP-2,3-diacylglucosamine diphosphatase — MANELRFRSIWISDVHLGTSGCQAEYLLDFLKHTECDHLYLVGDIIDGWALKRNWYWEQSHNDVIQKVLRKARKGTQVTFIPGNHDEAARQFIGLMFGEIKIEDEVIHTAANGKRYLVLHGDQFDAVVQCAKWLAIVGDRAYGLTLKLNHWFNRARARLGLGYWSLSQYLKHKVKKAVNFVTDFEEAVAAEAKNRGLDGVICGHIHKAEMREINGVMYCNDGDWVESLTALVELANGELRIITWQKLYGEQAEQLAALLPSPIFSPIYQGNAA; from the coding sequence ATGGCAAATGAATTACGGTTCCGTAGCATCTGGATTTCAGACGTTCACCTAGGTACTTCTGGCTGCCAAGCCGAGTATTTGCTGGACTTTCTCAAGCACACCGAATGCGACCACCTCTATCTGGTTGGCGACATTATCGATGGCTGGGCTCTAAAAAGAAACTGGTATTGGGAGCAAAGCCATAACGACGTCATTCAGAAAGTGTTGCGTAAAGCACGCAAAGGCACACAAGTAACCTTCATCCCAGGCAATCATGATGAAGCCGCTCGTCAGTTCATCGGACTGATGTTTGGTGAGATCAAAATTGAAGATGAAGTGATTCATACCGCCGCCAATGGCAAACGCTATTTAGTGCTGCATGGCGATCAATTTGACGCGGTTGTGCAATGCGCGAAATGGTTAGCCATCGTTGGCGATCGCGCCTATGGCCTCACCCTCAAACTCAATCACTGGTTTAACCGAGCCCGCGCACGTTTGGGTTTGGGCTACTGGTCTCTCTCGCAATACCTGAAACACAAAGTCAAAAAGGCCGTGAATTTTGTCACGGATTTTGAAGAAGCGGTGGCTGCCGAAGCCAAAAATCGCGGGCTTGATGGCGTGATTTGCGGCCACATTCACAAAGCAGAAATGCGCGAAATCAATGGCGTGATGTACTGCAATGACGGCGATTGGGTCGAAAGCCTGACCGCCCTTGTTGAGCTTGCCAACGGCGAACTCAGAATAATTACGTGGCAAAAGCTCTATGGGGAGCAAGCCGAACAATTAGCGGCACTACTCCCTAGCCCAATTTTTTCTCCAATCTATCAAGGAAATGCGGCATGA
- a CDS encoding DUF1289 domain-containing protein, which yields MSEKQNRPDSPCVAVCSTAVGDDVCRGCGRTMQEVAMWVALPPEQKDAVWQRLEQFWAKKGVAPPWLARDKKG from the coding sequence ATGTCTGAAAAACAGAATCGACCCGACTCTCCGTGTGTGGCTGTTTGCTCTACTGCCGTGGGAGATGATGTGTGTCGCGGTTGTGGGCGCACCATGCAGGAAGTGGCGATGTGGGTCGCTTTGCCGCCAGAGCAAAAAGATGCCGTTTGGCAACGGCTTGAGCAATTTTGGGCCAAAAAAGGCGTCGCACCGCCTTGGTTAGCCCGCGATAAAAAGGGCTAA
- a CDS encoding ankyrin repeat domain-containing protein, with protein sequence MHLLARQLNALDRAELTPTNLIELDPDLATSIALRWGEAALSDELLALLMSDAAQTSGEMGHRFTPTVVRELMRLSTAYADLLPQIAATKDIWGNEREVSELPKGYSDGYIRERNNSYSSKSNTLGGYVDAAPTIMPVRDDEKEWTPLLQACFAGRLDRVEKLIEQGAHIHWADKDGYQALHLAALQGYVSIVALLLEHGADANAISRRFATALHLAAARGHLEVVDALLDAGVSINHAKHDGWTALHKAVASGHDEVVVRLLRAGANPMLETKAGQTAIALVPSHKMRMAELLEHAIPKRKLQVLAGREIVSQAWIDWN encoded by the coding sequence ATGCACTTACTGGCTCGACAACTGAATGCGCTTGATCGTGCTGAATTAACGCCGACGAACTTGATTGAGCTAGACCCTGATTTGGCGACGTCGATCGCATTGCGCTGGGGCGAAGCCGCTTTGTCCGATGAATTATTAGCGCTGCTCATGAGCGATGCGGCGCAAACCAGTGGTGAGATGGGCCATCGCTTTACGCCAACCGTGGTGCGTGAGCTTATGCGCTTATCAACTGCTTATGCCGATTTACTACCTCAAATTGCGGCAACAAAAGACATTTGGGGAAATGAACGCGAAGTGAGTGAGCTTCCAAAAGGTTATTCCGATGGGTATATTCGTGAACGCAATAATAGTTATTCATCTAAATCAAATACATTGGGTGGGTATGTAGACGCCGCGCCTACAATTATGCCGGTGCGCGATGACGAGAAAGAATGGACTCCACTGTTGCAAGCGTGTTTTGCGGGTCGACTGGATCGTGTTGAAAAATTGATTGAGCAGGGCGCCCACATTCACTGGGCTGATAAAGATGGTTATCAGGCGCTGCATTTAGCGGCATTACAAGGCTATGTTTCAATTGTTGCTTTATTGCTCGAGCATGGTGCAGATGCCAATGCAATCAGTCGTCGCTTTGCTACTGCGCTGCACTTAGCGGCCGCTCGCGGGCATCTGGAGGTGGTTGATGCTCTGCTCGACGCTGGGGTTAGTATCAACCATGCTAAACATGATGGTTGGACTGCGCTGCATAAAGCGGTCGCCAGCGGGCATGATGAGGTCGTTGTACGTTTACTAAGGGCGGGGGCTAATCCGATGTTGGAGACCAAAGCCGGGCAAACCGCGATTGCCTTGGTCCCTAGTCATAAAATGAGAATGGCTGAGTTGCTCGAACACGCGATACCCAAACGTAAACTGCAGGTTTTGGCTGGCCGTGAAATTGTGTCGCAAGCTTGGATTGATTGGAATTGA
- a CDS encoding GGDEF domain-containing protein: MQALTPHDIDEQIKAALLWFVPDCAKTAEMAALIAPLAQRIQYREGEAEALFWRARSLWALGQLDEGRKTLRRVEQIAQQEGLLPLLGRCHDLAGDLHFSQNHYLLALKSWIKCLTQATALHEISLYTQAYIGIGNVFFAQNYFNDALRFHEDALEFALILQDNTAISRCYLNIIADLVQLQQFETVIHVSQAAQSYVLDSQQKPWLADLLSYRGQAYFELNEYELANRTLLEAFQINTEVQYRWSQALNLLALGRLALARQAHHDAEHYLQQALSTILSFQSPNLLQQAHLLLAQLATAQSKPQDALYHYREHHIIVIEQAKQQASDRLIMNAERRMKAVEVKLELLRTRHENAELRQTRASDLALLETLSQQAQRDALTGVLNRRALNLHLNNEVSAAHANNTPLAILMIDLDHFKKINDQYSHQMGDKVLQKAAAIMQDSVRNNDIVARYGGEEFTVLLPQSGLKSAMAVASRIRSRIEAENWALLNPQLKCTCSIGLALLELSDTGDSMVGTADKALYLAKKNGRNRIEIGSNAQ; the protein is encoded by the coding sequence ATGCAGGCGCTCACCCCCCATGACATCGATGAACAAATCAAAGCTGCTCTGCTTTGGTTTGTTCCCGACTGCGCCAAAACCGCAGAAATGGCAGCGTTAATTGCGCCACTAGCCCAGCGTATCCAGTATCGGGAAGGTGAAGCCGAAGCGCTATTTTGGCGGGCACGTAGTTTATGGGCGCTGGGGCAACTTGATGAAGGTCGTAAAACGCTGCGCCGCGTCGAGCAAATTGCCCAACAAGAAGGTTTACTGCCATTACTGGGGCGCTGCCACGACTTAGCAGGTGATTTACATTTCTCGCAAAATCACTACTTGCTAGCCCTAAAGTCTTGGATTAAGTGCCTAACTCAAGCAACCGCATTACATGAGATTTCGCTCTATACACAGGCCTATATCGGCATCGGCAATGTGTTCTTTGCTCAAAACTATTTTAATGATGCGCTCCGCTTTCACGAGGATGCACTCGAATTCGCGCTCATTTTGCAAGATAACACGGCCATTAGTCGCTGCTATCTCAATATCATTGCAGACCTCGTCCAGCTTCAACAATTTGAAACCGTCATCCACGTTTCGCAAGCGGCTCAGTCTTATGTCTTAGACAGCCAACAAAAACCATGGCTTGCCGATTTACTCAGCTATCGTGGTCAAGCGTATTTTGAATTGAATGAATATGAGCTGGCCAATCGCACTTTGCTCGAAGCCTTCCAAATCAATACCGAAGTGCAATATCGCTGGAGTCAGGCGCTGAATCTACTTGCGCTAGGCCGCCTCGCCCTGGCTCGGCAAGCGCACCATGATGCAGAGCATTACCTACAACAAGCGCTCAGCACCATTTTGAGTTTTCAATCCCCCAATTTATTACAACAAGCTCATCTTCTACTCGCACAATTAGCCACAGCCCAGTCCAAACCGCAAGATGCACTTTATCATTACCGTGAGCACCATATCATCGTGATCGAACAAGCTAAGCAGCAGGCATCCGATCGGCTGATCATGAATGCCGAAAGGCGGATGAAGGCTGTTGAAGTCAAGCTGGAGCTACTTCGCACGCGGCATGAAAATGCCGAGCTGCGGCAAACTAGAGCTTCAGATTTAGCACTACTCGAAACACTGAGCCAACAAGCTCAACGCGATGCATTAACTGGTGTGCTCAATCGCCGCGCATTGAATTTACACCTCAATAATGAAGTATCAGCGGCTCACGCCAATAACACCCCATTGGCCATTTTGATGATAGACCTTGATCATTTTAAGAAAATCAATGATCAATATAGCCATCAAATGGGGGATAAAGTTTTACAAAAAGCAGCGGCCATCATGCAAGATTCGGTGCGCAATAATGACATTGTGGCCCGCTATGGCGGAGAAGAATTTACCGTGCTTTTACCGCAATCAGGGCTCAAGAGCGCAATGGCAGTGGCATCTCGTATCAGATCCCGTATTGAAGCCGAAAATTGGGCACTACTCAATCCTCAACTCAAATGCACATGCAGTATCGGCCTAGCATTATTAGAGCTGAGCGATACCGGCGACTCAATGGTCGGCACTGCTGATAAGGCTTTATATCTTGCGAAGAAAAATGGCCGAAATCGCATTGAGATTGGGAGCAATGCACAATGA
- a CDS encoding thymidylate synthase — MRQYLDLLQHVMDKGVAKEDRTGTGTVSVFGHQMRFNLAEGFPLVTTKKTHLKSIINELLWFLRGDTNVRWLQEHGVSIWDEWASEDGELGPVYGYQWRSWPTADGRHIDQISEVIKQLKTNPDSRRIIVSAWNVGEIENMALPPCHAFFQFYVAPAQAGEADQRGKLSCQLYQRSADLFLGVPFNIASYATLVMMLAQVCDLQVGDFIWTGGDCHIYRNHFDQVKEQLSRETRSLPTLKLNPAKTDLFSFEYEDFTLEGYDPHPAIKAPVAV, encoded by the coding sequence ATGCGCCAATATCTGGATTTGCTGCAACACGTCATGGATAAGGGCGTAGCTAAAGAAGATCGCACAGGCACCGGTACGGTATCGGTCTTTGGTCACCAAATGCGTTTTAATCTTGCCGAAGGTTTCCCCTTAGTCACCACTAAAAAAACACATTTAAAATCAATTATTAATGAGCTTTTGTGGTTTTTACGTGGCGATACCAATGTGCGCTGGCTACAAGAACATGGAGTTAGCATTTGGGATGAATGGGCGAGTGAAGACGGGGAATTAGGCCCTGTTTATGGCTATCAATGGCGTAGTTGGCCAACTGCGGATGGTCGACACATCGATCAAATCAGCGAAGTCATCAAACAATTAAAAACAAATCCTGACTCGCGGCGGATTATTGTTTCCGCATGGAATGTTGGTGAAATTGAAAATATGGCACTGCCACCCTGCCATGCATTTTTCCAGTTTTACGTTGCACCTGCCCAAGCCGGTGAGGCCGACCAGCGCGGAAAATTGTCTTGTCAGCTTTATCAACGCAGCGCCGACCTTTTCCTCGGCGTGCCGTTCAATATTGCGTCCTATGCCACACTGGTGATGATGCTGGCACAAGTATGCGATTTACAAGTGGGTGACTTTATCTGGACCGGTGGCGACTGCCATATTTATCGTAATCACTTTGACCAAGTGAAAGAACAACTCTCGCGCGAAACACGCAGCCTGCCCACTTTAAAACTGAATCCTGCAAAAACCGATCTGTTTTCCTTCGAATATGAAGACTTCACCTTAGAAGGATATGATCCACATCCGGCAATTAAAGCACCAGTAGCGGTCTAA